A single region of the Burkholderiales bacterium genome encodes:
- the apaG gene encoding Co2+/Mg2+ efflux protein ApaG yields the protein MGESKKYEITVNARITFISDQSDVENGRFVFAYNITITNTGSVAAQLISRHWIITDAENHVQEVRGLGVVGEQPFLKPNESFEYTSGTAIATPVGTMKGSYQMVAEDGVNFDAPIPEFALSIPRVLH from the coding sequence ATGGGCGAGAGTAAAAAGTACGAAATCACGGTCAACGCGCGCATCACTTTCATTTCAGATCAGTCCGACGTGGAAAACGGCCGCTTCGTCTTCGCCTACAACATCACCATTACCAACACCGGCAGTGTTGCCGCGCAACTCATCAGCCGGCACTGGATCATTACCGACGCGGAAAACCATGTTCAGGAAGTGCGCGGCCTGGGGGTGGTGGGCGAACAGCCGTTCCTGAAGCCCAACGAAAGCTTTGAATACACCAGCGGCACGGCGATTGCGACACCGGTGGGCACAATGAAAGGCAGCTACCAGATGGTCGCCGAGGACGGAGTGAACTTCGATGCGCCGATTCCTGAATTTGCGTTGAGCATCCCGCGCGTGCTGCATTAG
- a CDS encoding class I SAM-dependent methyltransferase → MSLQFNYTLLAPFYDAFIRAVFSDIRAQSLKQLPREGDLKILINGIGTGLDLPYLPQNHHYVGLDLTAAMLRRAKRRGGGPRMTCVQGNSLKLPFANNIFDQAVLHLILAVVPDPVQCLKETARVVKSGGSILILDKFLRRGERSYLRRALNPLAARIATRLDVVFEDVLENVPGLKVESDVPVLASGWFRNIRLVKT, encoded by the coding sequence ATGTCTTTACAATTCAACTACACGCTGCTCGCGCCTTTCTACGATGCTTTTATTCGCGCTGTATTTTCCGACATCCGCGCGCAAAGCCTCAAGCAGCTGCCGAGAGAAGGCGATCTCAAGATCCTAATTAACGGCATCGGTACCGGCCTTGACCTGCCTTATCTGCCGCAGAATCATCATTACGTGGGCCTGGATTTGACTGCCGCCATGTTGCGACGCGCCAAGCGGCGCGGCGGCGGCCCGAGAATGACCTGCGTTCAGGGCAACAGCTTGAAATTACCTTTTGCAAACAACATATTTGACCAGGCTGTGTTGCATCTGATTTTGGCAGTAGTGCCCGACCCAGTACAGTGCCTTAAGGAAACGGCGCGCGTGGTGAAATCCGGCGGCAGCATTTTGATACTCGACAAATTCCTGCGCAGAGGCGAACGTTCTTATCTGCGGCGCGCATTGAATCCGCTCGCCGCGCGCATCGCCACGCGGCTGGATGTAGTATTTGAAGACGTACTGGAAAATGTGCCGGGGTTGAAAGTTGAAAGCGACGTGCCGGTGCTGGCAAGCGGCTGGTTCAGAAATATCAGGCTGGTTAAAACCTGA
- a CDS encoding tetratricopeptide repeat protein has translation MSLINQMLMDLEKRHAPRPDGVLSQARALPPTLSSMRPRWAVLLVLLVLVGGIFAWQVLREEEPTPAIANAPVPVPAAPPAKLATEEKTVVEDLVVAEPLFKLASRLSLELNNPPPEPEPLVPDKPAAKPANEPPVKAKSKPAPASVAAINKQMRQETPQQQAENEYRKALAHLQQGKIQVAEESFRQALRLNSNYAAARLALTVLLLQEKRANDAENLLREGLDQESGQAGFSMMLARIQVEKGESQAALETLQKTLPHAAQNADYRAFLAALLQRKSRHGEAVEQYQAALQLKPAGVWYMGLGISLQALQRLPEARDAFQQAMVSGALNPELQAYVEQRLKQVK, from the coding sequence ATGAGCCTGATCAACCAGATGCTGATGGATCTCGAGAAGAGGCACGCGCCGCGTCCCGATGGCGTATTGAGCCAAGCCCGCGCCTTGCCCCCGACGCTAAGCTCGATGCGTCCGCGCTGGGCGGTGTTACTCGTCTTGTTGGTCCTGGTGGGTGGGATTTTCGCCTGGCAGGTGCTTCGCGAGGAAGAGCCCACGCCAGCCATCGCTAACGCGCCTGTACCTGTACCCGCTGCGCCTCCGGCCAAGCTTGCAACCGAGGAGAAAACGGTGGTGGAAGATCTGGTGGTCGCTGAACCTCTGTTTAAACTCGCTTCGCGCCTGAGCTTGGAACTCAACAACCCTCCTCCTGAACCTGAACCGCTGGTGCCGGATAAACCGGCGGCCAAACCGGCCAATGAACCTCCCGTCAAAGCCAAGTCAAAACCCGCACCGGCGAGCGTAGCGGCGATCAACAAACAGATGCGGCAGGAAACGCCGCAGCAGCAGGCTGAGAATGAATACCGCAAGGCACTGGCGCACTTGCAGCAGGGCAAAATTCAAGTGGCGGAGGAAAGTTTCCGGCAAGCCTTGCGCCTCAACTCCAACTACGCCGCCGCGCGGCTGGCGCTGACGGTCTTGTTGCTGCAGGAGAAGCGCGCAAATGATGCGGAAAATCTGTTGCGTGAAGGACTCGATCAGGAGTCCGGACAAGCGGGATTTTCGATGATGCTCGCGCGCATCCAGGTGGAGAAGGGCGAATCGCAAGCTGCCCTGGAAACCTTGCAGAAAACGCTGCCTCATGCCGCCCAGAACGCGGATTACCGCGCCTTCCTTGCCGCCCTGCTGCAGCGTAAGTCACGGCATGGTGAAGCGGTGGAGCAATATCAAGCCGCGTTGCAACTGAAACCCGCCGGCGTGTGGTATATGGGGCTGGGAATTTCCCTGCAGGCTTTGCAGCGCCTGCCCGAGGCGCGGGACGCTTTTCAGCAGGCCATGGTTTCAGGCGCGCTCAATCCGGAGTTGCAGGCGTATGTCGAGCAGCGCTTGAAGCAAGTTAAATAA
- a CDS encoding AAA family ATPase: MYRAHFGLREPPFGLTPDTSFVFACTAHQEALNTLLVAVKSGEGFMKITGEVGTGKTLLCRRFLAMLGDSCVSAYIPNPYLDPRSLLLALADELRVLLDKNADQHQLLKSLTLALLGFARRGKQAVICLDEAQTMPLESLEALRLLTNLETEKRKLVQVVLFGQPELDKKLAQPSVRQLRQRITFQYHLGALAKNELGHYLTHRLNIAGCRGSRVFTAPAVRLMHRLSGGIPRLVNILAHKTLLLVYGEGKHQVLPYHVRVAAADTPSVKSSVYPGWWFAFAMLLISVGGFAWKFLQ; the protein is encoded by the coding sequence ATGTACCGAGCCCACTTTGGCTTGCGCGAACCGCCTTTCGGCCTCACTCCCGACACCAGCTTCGTTTTCGCCTGCACCGCGCACCAGGAGGCGCTCAATACGTTGCTGGTTGCGGTGAAAAGCGGCGAGGGTTTCATGAAAATCACCGGCGAGGTGGGAACCGGCAAGACGCTGCTGTGCCGGCGCTTTCTTGCCATGTTGGGCGATTCCTGCGTTTCCGCCTATATTCCCAATCCCTACCTCGATCCGCGCTCGCTTTTGCTCGCGCTGGCCGATGAACTGCGCGTACTTCTCGACAAAAACGCCGACCAGCATCAGCTGCTCAAGTCACTGACCCTGGCTTTGCTGGGCTTTGCGCGGCGGGGGAAACAGGCGGTGATTTGCCTGGACGAAGCGCAGACGATGCCTCTGGAAAGCCTGGAGGCACTGCGGCTTTTGACCAACTTGGAAACGGAAAAAAGAAAGCTGGTGCAAGTGGTGCTGTTCGGCCAGCCGGAGCTCGATAAAAAACTCGCGCAACCCTCGGTGCGCCAACTGCGCCAGCGCATCACTTTTCAGTATCATCTCGGCGCGCTGGCCAAGAACGAGCTAGGCCACTATCTGACACATCGCTTGAACATTGCGGGCTGTCGCGGAAGCCGCGTATTCACCGCGCCTGCGGTCAGGCTGATGCACCGGCTGAGCGGTGGCATACCCAGGCTGGTCAACATCCTTGCGCACAAGACGTTGCTGCTGGTCTACGGCGAGGGCAAGCACCAGGTGCTGCCATACCACGTGCGCGTTGCCGCAGCCGACACGCCTTCGGTGAAATCCAGCGTCTATCCCGGCTGGTGGTTTGCGTTTGCCATGCTGCTGATTTCGGTGGGCGGCTTCGCCTGGAAGTTCCTGCAATGA
- the mshL gene encoding pilus (MSHA type) biogenesis protein MshL: MRRMFLILLMVGLTGCATHTARYDTTADQINAELDKAVEKRPEPAQPEAVSRALLPPLTVELPKPEGQAAETRFDLVVNNAPANQVFLAVVSDTPYSMLVHPGVREPISVSLKDVTVFEALDAIRELYGYEYKVDGTRIFIQSLTLQTRVFQVNYLEGQRKGSSEIRVTSSGAITNTGAGGATVTPFVTTTGAGGRGVGVESSKITTTSSTDFWEELTKALTAIIGNAEGRNVVVSPQSGVVVVRALPAELRDVAAYLKAAQVSVERQVILEAKILEVQLNDGFQSGINWSAFRSANNSRGSVGQLTPGTALSTTGTLTGGTTTSPTGGLSAGSLANVTIAGTPIISAPGTNIASAAGAAGALFGLAFQTSNFAALISFLETQGNVHVLSSPRIATLNNQKAVLKVGQDELFVTNVSTTTTTGTATTTTPTVTFQSFFSGIALDVTPRIDEDNNIILHIHPSVSDVRQVERNISLGGTLGSINIPVPRSAIQETDSVIRAQDGQIVAIGGLITQSQTTDRSQIPGLGDLPVAGNLFRENNKVSQKRELVILLKATVIQSDKDWQQNILESRERIQGLKRGPAPEARSDTSIPK; this comes from the coding sequence ATGAGAAGAATGTTCCTAATCTTGTTGATGGTGGGCCTGACAGGGTGTGCTACCCATACGGCGCGTTACGATACGACCGCCGATCAGATCAATGCCGAGCTCGACAAAGCTGTTGAAAAAAGGCCCGAACCCGCGCAGCCCGAGGCGGTGAGCAGGGCTTTACTTCCTCCGCTCACGGTGGAGCTGCCGAAACCCGAGGGCCAGGCCGCCGAGACGCGGTTTGATCTGGTGGTGAACAACGCGCCCGCCAATCAAGTGTTCCTCGCGGTGGTTTCCGACACCCCTTACAGCATGCTGGTGCATCCCGGAGTCAGAGAGCCCATTTCGGTCAGTCTCAAAGACGTTACCGTATTCGAGGCGCTGGATGCCATACGCGAGCTCTACGGCTATGAGTACAAAGTGGACGGCACGCGGATTTTTATCCAGTCATTGACCCTGCAGACGCGCGTGTTTCAGGTGAATTACCTTGAAGGCCAGCGCAAGGGCAGTTCCGAAATTCGCGTGACCTCCTCAGGCGCGATTACCAATACTGGCGCGGGCGGGGCGACAGTCACTCCCTTTGTGACCACGACTGGCGCTGGCGGCAGAGGCGTTGGAGTGGAAAGCAGTAAAATCACCACGACGTCCAGTACTGACTTCTGGGAGGAGCTGACCAAAGCGCTCACTGCCATCATAGGAAACGCGGAAGGCCGCAACGTGGTGGTGAGCCCGCAGTCCGGTGTTGTGGTGGTGCGTGCACTGCCTGCGGAATTGCGCGATGTTGCCGCCTATCTTAAAGCGGCGCAGGTAAGTGTAGAAAGGCAGGTCATACTCGAAGCTAAAATTCTTGAGGTCCAGCTTAACGACGGGTTCCAGTCGGGCATCAATTGGTCTGCTTTCAGGAGTGCCAACAATAGCCGGGGATCGGTCGGACAGCTTACTCCGGGAACAGCATTAAGCACGACCGGTACCTTGACAGGCGGAACGACCACCAGCCCAACCGGTGGATTGAGTGCTGGATCGCTTGCCAATGTCACGATAGCCGGCACACCCATTATCTCAGCCCCGGGAACCAATATTGCAAGCGCCGCAGGGGCAGCAGGCGCGCTATTTGGACTGGCGTTCCAGACCAGCAATTTTGCCGCCCTGATCAGCTTTCTGGAAACCCAGGGTAATGTACACGTGTTGTCCAGCCCGCGCATTGCTACATTGAATAACCAGAAAGCGGTGCTGAAAGTCGGACAGGACGAGTTGTTTGTAACCAATGTAAGCACAACCACCACCACGGGTACCGCCACTACCACCACTCCGACCGTTACCTTTCAGTCGTTTTTCTCCGGCATCGCGCTGGATGTTACGCCACGGATTGACGAAGACAACAATATTATTTTGCATATCCATCCGTCAGTCAGCGATGTGCGGCAAGTAGAAAGGAACATTTCACTGGGAGGAACTTTGGGGTCAATAAACATACCGGTGCCGAGAAGCGCCATTCAGGAAACCGACAGTGTGATTCGCGCGCAGGACGGCCAGATTGTCGCCATAGGCGGGCTGATTACGCAATCCCAAACGACGGACCGCTCTCAAATTCCCGGGTTGGGAGATCTCCCGGTTGCCGGGAATCTGTTCAGGGAGAACAACAAGGTCTCGCAAAAAAGAGAGCTGGTAATTTTGCTCAAAGCGACGGTAATTCAGAGCGACAAGGACTGGCAGCAGAATATCCTGGAGTCGCGCGAGCGCATACAAGGCCTGAAGCGCGGTCCCGCACCTGAAGCCAGGAGCGACACCAGCATTCCAAAATAG
- a CDS encoding MSHA biogenesis protein MshK, with translation MAQSVCAENLPDPTRPPPGALTLGAAVASSGPVLQSVLISPGRKTAIISGETVRLGGKYGAATVIRISESEVVLNHGGNLQTLRLFPEVEKKTDHAGAVTEKKTRRGGVSHGAE, from the coding sequence ATGGCGCAATCCGTTTGCGCTGAAAATTTGCCGGATCCCACGCGGCCGCCCCCCGGAGCACTGACGCTTGGGGCCGCCGTCGCGTCGAGCGGTCCGGTGCTGCAATCGGTGCTGATATCGCCTGGGCGTAAAACTGCGATCATCAGCGGAGAGACCGTCAGGCTGGGCGGGAAGTACGGCGCAGCGACAGTGATACGGATCAGCGAAAGCGAGGTGGTGCTGAATCACGGCGGCAATCTGCAGACGCTGCGACTTTTTCCGGAAGTCGAGAAGAAGACCGACCACGCCGGCGCGGTGACGGAAAAGAAAACCCGCCGCGGTGGCGTAAGCCACGGGGCGGAATGA
- a CDS encoding MSHA biogenesis protein MshJ has product MKFDWKKLANKIDDMSLRQRALIFAMAALILVTLINTAFLDPLLTGQKLLSQQIIQQQNQIRGIQAQIQAMVEARSTDPDAVNRAKLESLGRQLAQLEAFLQGKQQHLIPPDKMAGLVEDMLNRNARLQLMSLETLPVSTITGKQEQTDRQIFMHGVEITVAGRYLDLLDYVAQLEKLPSQMFWGKAALNVEEYPISRLTLTLYTLSLDRAWLVV; this is encoded by the coding sequence ATGAAGTTCGACTGGAAAAAGCTGGCGAACAAGATCGATGACATGAGCCTGCGCCAGCGGGCGCTGATTTTCGCCATGGCGGCGCTCATTTTGGTGACGCTTATCAACACCGCGTTTCTTGACCCGCTGCTCACCGGGCAGAAACTGCTGTCCCAGCAAATCATCCAGCAGCAGAATCAGATCCGAGGAATTCAGGCGCAGATTCAGGCGATGGTGGAGGCACGTTCGACCGATCCGGATGCGGTGAACCGCGCCAAGCTCGAATCGCTTGGGCGGCAGCTAGCGCAGCTCGAGGCGTTCCTGCAGGGCAAGCAGCAGCACCTGATCCCGCCGGACAAAATGGCCGGGCTAGTGGAAGACATGTTGAACCGCAACGCCAGGCTGCAGCTCATGTCGCTGGAAACGCTGCCGGTAAGCACGATCACCGGGAAGCAGGAGCAGACCGACCGGCAAATATTCATGCACGGCGTCGAGATCACCGTCGCCGGCAGGTATCTGGATCTTTTGGATTATGTAGCGCAGTTGGAAAAGCTGCCGTCGCAGATGTTCTGGGGCAAGGCGGCGTTGAACGTGGAGGAGTATCCCATCTCCAGGCTGACGCTGACGCTTTATACTTTGAGTTTGGACAGGGCATGGCTGGTGGTGTGA
- a CDS encoding MSHA biogenesis protein MshI produces the protein MSQQINLFSPIFLKQKKYFSAMTMLQALGLILLGSLLFYGYLLFETRSLSTQAADTEKQSVNEQARLTKFSSEFSPAQKSAALDEQIKKLEAQVQSRQEVVAAIKNGVIGNTDGYSEYMRAIARQSIQGWWLTGFSISGAGNEMVLKGGVLRPELVPLYVQRLNREPVMKGRQFAFLQINRPQQKSGTKPVARAGYLEFNLQSVEPEKTK, from the coding sequence GTGAGCCAGCAGATCAACCTATTCAGCCCGATTTTTCTGAAGCAGAAAAAGTATTTCTCCGCGATGACCATGCTGCAGGCGCTGGGGCTGATTTTGCTTGGCTCGCTTTTGTTCTATGGGTATTTGCTGTTTGAGACCCGCTCGTTGAGCACGCAGGCTGCTGACACCGAGAAGCAATCTGTAAACGAGCAGGCTCGGCTTACGAAATTCAGCAGCGAATTTTCCCCGGCGCAAAAAAGCGCCGCGCTTGACGAGCAAATCAAAAAGCTGGAAGCACAGGTCCAGTCGCGCCAGGAGGTCGTGGCGGCGATCAAAAACGGCGTGATCGGCAATACCGACGGCTATTCGGAATATATGCGCGCGATTGCCCGGCAATCGATTCAAGGCTGGTGGCTGACGGGCTTCAGCATCAGCGGCGCTGGCAACGAAATGGTGCTGAAGGGCGGGGTGCTGCGCCCGGAACTGGTGCCTCTTTACGTGCAGCGGCTCAACCGCGAGCCGGTAATGAAGGGACGGCAATTCGCGTTTTTGCAGATCAACCGGCCGCAACAGAAAAGCGGGACTAAGCCGGTGGCGCGAGCCGGCTATCTCGAATTCAACCTGCAATCGGTGGAGCCGGAAAAAACCAAATGA
- a CDS encoding agglutinin biogenesis protein MshI produces the protein MRQEPGWFALEINRRGVNLAHIFRTVSDKPLVLCCEFHPLDAADSVALEKLRKEKRLEQYSCTTLLGADEYQMLQVEAPSVPREELKAAIRWRIKDMLNYHVDDAMVDVLGIPTDKHKHTDSRSHPIYAVAAPNGVIQKRVSLFEEAGIPLSVVDIPEMAQRNIAALCEHEGKGLAMLSFDDASGLLTFTHGGELYLSRRIDVAFGQLSDADNALRERNLERLVLELQRSFDYFDQSWGRRTRRAGDSHITLDKLLLAPLPEETGLQEKLAAKLDVTVEALNLSQIIDCGPAPALKDAAEQARLFYALGAALRHEVKTL, from the coding sequence ATGAGACAAGAACCGGGTTGGTTCGCGCTGGAAATCAACCGGCGAGGGGTGAATCTTGCACACATCTTTCGCACCGTTTCCGACAAGCCGCTCGTTTTGTGTTGCGAGTTTCATCCCTTGGACGCGGCCGACTCCGTGGCGCTGGAAAAATTGAGGAAGGAAAAGCGCCTCGAGCAATACAGCTGCACGACTTTGCTCGGCGCCGACGAGTATCAGATGCTGCAGGTCGAGGCGCCAAGCGTGCCGCGGGAGGAGCTCAAGGCCGCGATTCGCTGGCGCATCAAGGACATGCTCAATTACCACGTTGACGACGCGATGGTGGACGTCCTTGGCATACCCACTGACAAACATAAACATACGGACTCGCGCAGCCATCCGATATATGCGGTTGCCGCGCCGAACGGCGTGATTCAAAAACGCGTATCGCTTTTCGAAGAGGCGGGGATTCCGCTTTCAGTGGTGGACATTCCGGAAATGGCCCAGCGCAACATCGCGGCGCTGTGCGAGCACGAAGGCAAGGGTCTTGCCATGCTTTCCTTCGACGACGCTAGTGGCTTGCTTACCTTCACCCACGGCGGTGAGCTTTATTTGTCTAGGCGCATAGATGTCGCCTTCGGCCAGCTCAGCGATGCCGATAATGCCTTGCGCGAGCGAAACCTCGAGCGCCTGGTGTTGGAATTGCAGCGCTCTTTCGATTATTTCGACCAAAGCTGGGGTCGGCGTACTCGGCGCGCTGGAGACAGCCACATCACGCTGGACAAGCTGCTTCTTGCGCCCCTGCCCGAGGAGACGGGTTTGCAGGAGAAGCTTGCCGCAAAGCTCGATGTCACGGTGGAGGCACTCAACCTCTCCCAGATAATTGATTGCGGTCCCGCTCCCGCGCTCAAAGATGCGGCTGAGCAGGCGCGCTTGTTTTACGCGCTAGGGGCCGCGCTGCGCCACGAGGTAAAAACGCTGTGA